The Pseudomonadota bacterium genome includes a region encoding these proteins:
- a CDS encoding MBL fold metallo-hydrolase produces MQPDFLLDDGQELPGFPDWRAYAAPGHTLYDMVFYQEAERLLYVGDLLVRIGDRIVLPFPTLFPELMQNTLRRMAELPACRFLLAHGGELELQDGGSRDFFLGMLPQVGSLGLPSFKFIKPFCSLAPDVRRQRKRTEK; encoded by the coding sequence CTGCAGCCCGATTTTCTGCTTGATGATGGTCAGGAGCTGCCCGGCTTTCCCGACTGGCGGGCCTATGCCGCTCCGGGTCACACCCTTTACGACATGGTTTTTTATCAGGAAGCGGAACGTTTGTTGTATGTCGGCGACCTGCTGGTTCGTATCGGCGATCGCATCGTATTGCCTTTTCCCACCCTTTTCCCGGAGCTGATGCAAAACACCCTGCGCCGCATGGCGGAATTGCCGGCCTGCCGTTTCCTGCTGGCCCATGGCGGAGAACTTGAGTTGCAAGACGGCGGCAGTCGTGATTTTTTTCTGGGAATGCTTCCACAGGTCGGCAGTCTCGGGCTGCCTTCCTTCAAATTTATCAAGCCCTTTTGTTCGTTGGCGCCGGATGTGCGCCGGCAGCGAAAACGGACGGAAAAGTAA
- a CDS encoding thioredoxin domain-containing protein gives MFFWGQRFSPGKDQPQNKFKTRGYLQKGFSMANHLRFETSAYLRQHAEQPIDWYVWGPKALERARLEDKPIFLSIGYSSCHWCHVMAHESFADEEVAALLRQYFIAVKVDREERPDLDQLYMLACQFLTGSGGWPLSVFITPEGLPFFAGTYFPKQGGYALNVPGFIEILSYLGPRWRTHREELLENGREIARILRSLEQPRPLDEVLSVDLLADGAFQLAENFDHENGGFGGAPKFPTPHQLLFLLRWHRRSGAETALGMVEKTLVKMADGGIFDHLGGGFHRYAVDKKWQIPHFEKMLYDQAGMILLYTEAYRISANPFYSEVVAAIVAYLERELQGEHGAFRAAQDADSEGREGAFYVWTKAQIAEILGDGDGELFCRAYGVSKAGNFSEIKGAGVLHRRRGENPAAASPELEEQLLLGWRDRLLAARGQRPSPLIDGKILTAWNGLLIAALARAAVVFQESRYCRLAQAALGALEKNLWRPENRLWRCWVPEGSAGIPAFLDDYAFLIAGLLELDAAGAGPAFRHQARSLTTTVNELFWDDEGERFFYSGSEAEQLIARNLELHDGVLPSSNAVMIMNLLRLFALTGEQTLHDQAERALGRMAGLVAQNPLLYLHTLSALDEYLS, from the coding sequence ATGTTTTTCTGGGGTCAGCGCTTTAGTCCGGGCAAAGACCAGCCGCAAAATAAATTTAAAACCCGGGGTTATTTGCAGAAGGGATTTTCCATGGCCAACCATTTGCGGTTTGAAACCAGCGCCTATCTGAGACAGCATGCCGAACAGCCGATTGACTGGTATGTCTGGGGGCCGAAGGCCCTGGAGCGGGCCCGCCTTGAAGATAAGCCGATTTTTTTGTCGATCGGTTATTCCTCCTGTCACTGGTGCCACGTCATGGCGCATGAGTCTTTTGCCGACGAGGAGGTGGCCGCTCTGTTGCGTCAGTATTTTATCGCGGTCAAGGTCGATCGCGAGGAGCGCCCCGATCTCGATCAGCTTTATATGTTGGCCTGTCAGTTTCTGACCGGCTCCGGGGGCTGGCCGCTGTCGGTTTTTATCACGCCCGAAGGGCTTCCCTTTTTTGCCGGAACCTATTTCCCGAAACAGGGCGGTTATGCACTTAATGTTCCCGGCTTTATCGAAATCCTCAGTTATCTGGGGCCGCGCTGGCGCACGCACCGCGAGGAGCTGCTTGAAAACGGCCGGGAAATCGCCAGGATTCTGCGCTCGCTTGAGCAACCGCGCCCCCTGGACGAGGTCCTGAGCGTGGATCTGCTGGCGGACGGTGCCTTTCAGCTCGCGGAAAATTTTGATCATGAAAATGGTGGCTTCGGGGGCGCGCCTAAATTCCCCACCCCACACCAGTTGCTTTTTCTGCTGCGCTGGCATCGGCGCAGCGGGGCCGAGACGGCGCTGGGAATGGTTGAGAAAACCCTGGTGAAAATGGCTGACGGGGGCATTTTCGATCATCTGGGGGGTGGCTTTCATCGCTACGCGGTCGATAAAAAATGGCAGATTCCTCATTTTGAAAAGATGCTTTACGACCAGGCCGGGATGATTCTGCTGTATACGGAGGCCTACCGGATTTCCGCCAATCCGTTCTACTCCGAGGTGGTTGCCGCGATAGTCGCCTATCTGGAGCGCGAGCTGCAAGGCGAACATGGCGCCTTTCGTGCGGCTCAGGATGCCGACAGCGAGGGGCGGGAAGGGGCCTTTTATGTCTGGACTAAAGCTCAGATTGCCGAGATCCTCGGGGATGGCGACGGAGAGCTTTTCTGCCGGGCTTACGGGGTTTCGAAGGCAGGGAACTTTTCGGAAATCAAGGGTGCCGGCGTGCTGCACCGAAGGCGTGGAGAAAACCCGGCCGCAGCCTCTCCGGAGTTGGAGGAACAGCTTTTGCTGGGTTGGCGGGATCGGCTTTTGGCGGCGCGCGGCCAAAGACCGAGTCCGTTAATTGACGGTAAGATTCTGACCGCCTGGAACGGCCTGCTGATCGCAGCCCTGGCCCGGGCGGCGGTGGTCTTTCAGGAATCCCGTTATTGCCGGTTGGCGCAGGCGGCGCTCGGCGCGCTGGAAAAAAATCTGTGGCGCCCGGAAAACCGTCTGTGGCGGTGCTGGGTGCCGGAAGGAAGCGCCGGGATTCCGGCTTTCTTAGACGATTATGCTTTTTTGATCGCGGGTCTGCTTGAACTGGACGCCGCCGGGGCCGGACCGGCCTTTCGGCATCAGGCTCGGTCTCTGACGACCACGGTCAACGAACTTTTCTGGGATGATGAAGGGGAGCGTTTTTTTTACAGTGGGAGCGAGGCGGAACAGCTGATCGCCCGCAACCTCGAGCTGCATGACGGGGTGCTCCCAAGCAGTAATGCGGTCATGATTATGAACCTGTTGCGTCTTTTCGCGTTGACCGGGGAGCAAACCCTGCATGATCAGGCCGAAAGAGCCTTGGGACGCATGGCCGGCCTGGTTGCGCAGAACCCTTTGCTCTATCTGCACACCCTCAGCGCCCTGGACGAATATCTGTCCTGA
- a CDS encoding amidohydrolase, whose translation MITMDNIFPLVKEWRRHLHRHPEISGQEKKSAQFISRILSHHHIEHETGIGGHGLVAWINRQSPGPELAFRADFDALPLSDHKDSDYASVNPGVMHACAHDGHAAVLLGLAVTLDQHATSLPGPVRLIFQPAEENGQGATAMLEDGLFQSPPLAIFGFHFFPEMETGSVRLHRQPFMAATEHFTITIKGRSAHACMPEKSIDAIQVAAHLVLALNHLTSKNIDPVDPALISIGTISGGQASNIIADRVIMTGTIRTLSQTQHQRLHNALQRIVRELPQAFAAEAEILISQAAPALSNDPRLCDLMVDILSPCPAITHVEDNGQPMLGGEDFARFAELVPGGYLFFGCGNQARGLVHPLHSSLFDLDEKALEIALQTLFAIALSGRKVQTALRTDIRPGR comes from the coding sequence ATGATCACCATGGACAATATTTTCCCTCTCGTCAAGGAATGGCGCCGCCATCTGCATCGCCATCCGGAAATTTCCGGCCAGGAAAAAAAGAGCGCCCAATTCATCAGCCGGATCCTGAGCCACCATCACATCGAACACGAAACCGGCATTGGCGGCCACGGCCTGGTTGCCTGGATCAACCGTCAAAGCCCCGGGCCCGAACTCGCCTTTCGCGCCGATTTTGACGCCCTGCCATTATCCGACCACAAGGATAGCGACTATGCGTCGGTCAACCCCGGAGTCATGCATGCCTGCGCCCATGACGGCCATGCCGCGGTCCTGTTAGGCCTGGCCGTCACCCTGGACCAACACGCAACCAGCCTGCCCGGCCCGGTCCGCCTGATCTTTCAACCCGCCGAAGAAAACGGGCAAGGGGCGACGGCGATGCTGGAAGACGGTCTTTTTCAGAGCCCCCCACTGGCCATCTTCGGTTTCCACTTTTTCCCGGAAATGGAAACCGGCAGCGTCCGCCTGCACCGACAGCCATTTATGGCCGCAACCGAACATTTCACGATTACGATCAAGGGCCGTTCCGCTCATGCCTGTATGCCGGAGAAATCGATCGACGCGATTCAGGTCGCAGCCCATCTGGTTCTGGCCCTGAACCACCTGACCAGCAAAAATATCGACCCGGTTGACCCGGCCCTGATCTCCATCGGCACAATCAGCGGCGGACAGGCCTCCAACATCATCGCCGACCGGGTAATCATGACCGGAACCATCCGCACCCTTTCTCAGACCCAGCATCAACGCCTGCACAACGCCCTGCAAAGAATCGTCCGTGAGTTACCGCAGGCCTTTGCCGCCGAGGCGGAAATCCTGATCAGCCAGGCCGCGCCGGCGCTGAGCAACGATCCCCGGCTCTGTGACCTGATGGTCGACATTCTCAGCCCCTGCCCCGCCATTACCCATGTTGAAGATAACGGCCAGCCCATGCTCGGAGGCGAAGACTTTGCCCGTTTTGCGGAGCTGGTCCCCGGCGGTTACCTTTTTTTCGGTTGCGGCAATCAGGCCCGGGGGTTGGTCCATCCGCTGCACAGTTCGCTTTTCGATCTAGATGAAAAGGCCCTGGAAATTGCCCTGCAAACCCTGTTTGCCATCGCGCTCAGCGGGCGGAAAGTGCAAACCGCGCTCAGGACAGATATTCGTCCAGGGCGCTGA
- a CDS encoding gamma carbonic anhydrase family protein: MPIYEFEGRRPTLAPGAYVADTAIVVGDVRLAASVYIGHGAILRGDYGTIEIGLQSAVEEGAILHINPGMCMSLGHRVTVGHGAKLHCLEIADSAVIGIGAILSFNVKVGEWSIVAEGAVVPHGREIPAGVIVAGNPAREIGRVDSRHREFWNYGKDLYVDLASRYPRGCKRLD, from the coding sequence ATGCCGATTTATGAATTTGAAGGTCGTCGGCCGACCTTGGCTCCGGGTGCCTATGTTGCTGACACCGCGATTGTGGTTGGTGATGTGCGGCTGGCCGCCTCGGTTTACATTGGGCATGGCGCCATTCTTCGTGGTGATTACGGGACGATCGAGATCGGCCTGCAAAGTGCTGTTGAGGAGGGCGCCATTCTGCATATTAACCCAGGAATGTGCATGTCTCTGGGGCACCGGGTAACGGTTGGACACGGAGCCAAACTGCATTGTCTGGAAATTGCCGATTCGGCCGTGATCGGTATCGGGGCAATCCTGTCTTTCAACGTCAAGGTCGGCGAATGGAGTATCGTGGCCGAAGGGGCAGTGGTGCCCCATGGTCGAGAGATTCCGGCCGGAGTCATTGTCGCCGGTAATCCGGCCCGGGAGATCGGACGGGTTGACAGCCGTCACCGTGAATTCTGGAATTATGGGAAGGATCTCTACGTCGATCTCGCGTCCCGTTATCCGCGGGGGTGTAAAAGACTTGATTAA
- a CDS encoding DUF3426 domain-containing protein, translated as MIVTCPRCRTKYNLSEAMPGGDSGSRLRCSRCGWEFSLDSAEVEPSFSLDDAPDMVVENQPEALGKTESGFSQRKAVSDGPLEAFELDDDYYGGETFSETGAGADEVIPAETEVGFSASLRSDEKTARGEAGLDELSLDLDDLNLDDVEFDSFDDAIDSAVVDGSSLPSAGGQPTRIDLDGDLEMLGSQDSDRVQQDEREKSVAAAVASGGNQDQADERGKSPATRRAFFLALGCFVVMSLGLWVGYGLWQRFSIDMKKHLRLVEVSNQRLLLPSGRKLVILRGKATNSSSRMVSDLQIKGVLLDGNGQALVSVISAGGVSFSEEELDLLDGSKLQMLESADVTLAPAGELPFMIAFYDYPEAARDCYVEISSFKVKKGSRP; from the coding sequence ATGATTGTGACTTGCCCGCGTTGCCGGACTAAATATAATTTGTCTGAAGCCATGCCTGGGGGAGATTCCGGGTCTCGACTCAGATGTTCCCGTTGTGGCTGGGAGTTTTCGCTGGATTCAGCCGAAGTGGAGCCTAGTTTTTCACTCGACGATGCGCCGGACATGGTCGTCGAGAACCAGCCTGAAGCCCTGGGGAAAACAGAAAGTGGGTTTTCCCAGCGCAAGGCGGTTTCTGATGGCCCTCTGGAAGCGTTTGAACTGGACGACGATTATTACGGAGGCGAAACCTTTTCGGAGACGGGCGCTGGCGCGGATGAGGTTATCCCGGCCGAAACGGAAGTCGGCTTCTCGGCGAGCTTAAGGTCTGACGAGAAAACCGCGAGGGGTGAAGCTGGGCTGGATGAACTTTCCCTGGATCTTGATGATTTGAATCTTGACGATGTCGAGTTCGACAGCTTTGACGACGCCATTGATTCTGCGGTGGTCGACGGCAGCTCCTTGCCGTCGGCGGGGGGGCAGCCGACTCGCATTGATCTTGACGGTGATCTCGAGATGCTGGGCTCTCAGGATAGCGATCGGGTGCAACAGGATGAGAGGGAAAAATCTGTTGCGGCGGCCGTAGCTTCCGGAGGAAACCAGGACCAGGCCGACGAAAGGGGAAAATCACCGGCTACGCGGCGAGCTTTTTTCCTGGCCCTGGGCTGTTTCGTGGTTATGAGCCTGGGTTTGTGGGTTGGGTACGGTTTGTGGCAGCGCTTTTCGATAGATATGAAAAAGCATTTGCGGCTGGTCGAGGTCAGCAACCAGCGGCTGCTTTTACCTTCGGGACGAAAGCTCGTGATTTTACGGGGCAAGGCGACCAACTCCTCTTCGCGGATGGTTTCCGATCTGCAGATTAAAGGGGTTCTGCTGGACGGAAACGGTCAGGCGCTGGTTTCCGTGATCAGCGCCGGAGGCGTCAGCTTTTCCGAAGAAGAGCTTGATCTGCTGGACGGCAGTAAGCTGCAGATGCTGGAAAGCGCCGATGTCACCCTGGCTCCAGCCGGCGAATTACCGTTTATGATCGCTTTTTATGATTATCCCGAGGCGGCTCGTGATTGTTATGTCGAGATATCTTCCTTCAAGGTTAAAAAAGGTTCCAGGCCCTGA